A region of the Roseobacter denitrificans OCh 114 genome:
ACGCGCGTCTCAACCGCACCATCCGCACCCTGCCGCGTATAAGTACTGATATGCGAAACGCGGTGCCCCGCATTGGTCTGGTTTACCTCCTGCGCGATCGCATCAATCGACAAAATACCCCGATCCATCAGCGTGGTAAGCTCCGCCGCCTCAGAAGTCCCACTCAGATCACTATCCTGCCACAGCAACAACTGGTCGAAAACTGCATCGGCACTGTCGATCACCCCATCAGCGTTGTCGTCAAAGCCCCTCAACGCGCGAAACCCATCTATCGTTTGGGACCCGAATAATTCCGAATTGTCATCAATCCGACCGTTGCCATTCACATCCAGCGCCAAAAGCCCGTCATCGGCACTGACCCAGCCCGAGAATTCGGCAAACCCGTCTTCCGTCAGATCCCACAGCACACCGCCATCATCCAAGGAGATCAACTCGATCCCATCGCCGTCCAAATCCAGTACCAAAGGACTGGCATTCAATATACCGCGGCCAAAATCACCTATCGCTTTCAGAATATCAGCCGCATCGGTGTCGCCGTCACTATCCCTGTCAGTGACTTCAGCGAACTTTTTCTGCAGGTCGTCGGCCTTCTGGCGGGCCCTTTCAATTAGATTGGTGCCAATCTGTGTGACATCGGCCCCAACTTTATTGATCTTATCTCGTGCGCCCTGCGCTGCAGCTTTCGCTTTGTTGATCGCACTTTGCACATCATCTAAGAGTTTTTTGGTGTCTTGCAGATCGCCTTGTTGGTCAATGTTATCTAAGGCTGCTTTCGCCTTCTTACCCGCATCAATAAGATTCTCACCAATTTTGCCGACATCACCGGCCAGGCCCTTGATTCCTTGCCCAAGCTCCGAAAGCTGTTCACGCGCGAACTGTTTTTCCGCCTCAGTGGCGTTTGGATCTTTTAAAACAGCGAGCATTGCATCAGCAGCTTCATCTGCGTCAGAAAACAAACCACGTGCTTTGTCGGGCAAAGCAGCGGCTTCAGTTTTCACGGCGTCCAGCGCATCGTTGAGCTCTTGAACGTTTTGGCGCAGCTCTTCTTCGTTGGCGTCTTGAGCTGCCTGAACCCGGTCCGACAAATTCTCGATACCAGTTTCGACATTTTCAACGACGTCTTTGACCGCCTCAACTTCATCCGTTAGCCCAGCTTTCCCTACAAGGGCAGGAGTAACTGAGTCATTGAACGCTTGCTGACGCTGGGCACGCGTACTGCTCTGCGCGTGTTCTTCCGTATTGCCAAATCTAATGAACGGCTCAACATCAAGATCGTAGTGTCCAAGTAAGTCTTCTTTGTCAAAGAAATTAGGAGTTCCCACATTTTCAGGAGTGGTATCAATGAATTTATTACCGTTCTCATCCGTACCAATGATAAACTCTTGCCCGTCCGGACCAGTATATTTTACGTTGTTATCCGCTCCATTGTTCTTATGAAAAGCATTCTGAAAGTCTGGCGCGGGCTTGTAATTTTCATTGTTAATAATTTGGCTTGGGTCATTGATCGTCGGATCTACCAAAGACTGCCGCGCATAATGCAGGTCTTTGACCTTATCGATCGAGTCGATTTCGCCTTGTAATATATCCAAAGCATCGTCAACTGATTGCTCTGTGGCATTGATCTTGTCCAGCGTCTTCTGATCGGTCAACGGATCATTCTTAAGCCGCTCATTTTCCGCTTTGCGCTTCTCAAATTTTTCTTTGATCAGGTCACGGTTACGGTTAAATTTATCGACCAGAAGTTGATCGTCTTGGGTATCAGGCATGGAAATTTCATACTCTTTTCATTAGTCAGGCAGATTAAATTATCAACTTCTGATAGATTAAATTACACGGAATTTCGGCTTATTCTTAAGCTTAACAGCAGGTCTGATAGTGTTGAGCTTGGCTGCATACTTCAAGCAAAATTTCCTGTTTTTGTTAGAAGTTCTGACACGTCCACCATTGAATTCTCTCATTTGAATAAACGTCACTCGGGCATGAGTTGTACGTAGGGCTCGCATTTTCCCAACTAGTTGAAAAAATTTGATTGAATTGAGCTGCCCCCCGAAGTTCGGACACTGACGAAAGCTGCGAATTGTTTTCTGCTGATCTTCAACACGAAGGAGATCGGACATGTCGAAACGGAGGCAACATCACCCAGAATTCAAGGCCAAGGTCACGTTAGAGGCGCTGAAGGGCGAAGAGACGGTCAGCGAGTTGGCCAGTCGATTTGGGGTTCACCCAACGATGATCCATCAATGGAAGCGTGCCTTGCTTGAAGGCGCGTCAGGCGTATTTGAGCGTGGCGGCCGGAAGACACCGGAAGTCGATGAAGAGCAGGTCAAAGACCTCCATGCCAAGATCGGCGAGTTGGCCGTCGCCAACGGTACGGGGGCTTACGCGGCCCCACTGGGGCCACGGTCCCCCTAGCTTTGGCAAGAAAGCTCAAACCCTGGACCGGCAAGTGAGGCGCAAGATAATTTAGCCGAGCCTTCCAGATCTGTCTATCGGCAAGCAATGCGCGTTGCTGTCGATCTCGCGGTCGTCATTTTACTATGAGCCGAAGGGCGAGAGCGAGATGAAACTTGATCTGATGCGCCTGATGGGCCTTATGCCGATTTATCAGAAGCCCAACACGAGCAGAGCCGCCAAGGGTCACAAGATTTACCCCTATCTGCTGCGTGGGTTGCGGGTAGATCGGCCCAACCAAGTCCCCCTCTCGGGATCATGCTGCGCATGACCCTGCCGGGCAGTGGGTGTGCCGACATCACGTATCTGCCCATGCGGCGGGGCTTTTTGTATCTGGTCGCGATCATGGACTGGCACACACGCAAGGTGCTGGCTTGGCGCATCTCGAACACGCTGGAGGCTGGCTTCTGCGTTGATGCTCTGAATGAGGCGATCCACAAGTTTGGCGCACCAGACATAATGAACACCGACCAAGGGTCCCAGTTCACATCGTTTGCTTGGACCGACAGACTGCGGCGCTCGAACGTGAGTATCTCGATGGATGGAAGAGGCCGTTTTCTCGACAACATCTTCGTTGAACGGTTGTGGCGGTCTTTGAAATATGAATGCATCTATCTGCACGCCTGGGAAACCGGATCTGAGGCGAAGGATGGAATCAGAAAGTGGATCGAGTTCTACAATCACAAGCGCCCGCATTATGCCCTTGGCGGCAAACCACCCGCTCTGGTCTACTGACAGAGATACGAAACAACCAACCCCGATCAGCAGGTGTAAAGAGTAGCTTAATTTACGACAGATCCTGTCCAACAAATGGGGAGTAGCTCACGTCCACCTACACCCTGTCTACGCTACGCCATGCGGATGATTGGGTCAAAAGCCAGCAGAGCTTCAAAATGCTCGATTGCGCCACTCTGTCGCTTAACGGAGCCGAAGTTGCCGGCATGGATCGCGATTTCATGTACTTCGGTAACAACGTCTCAACCACATAAGCAGCGCAAGACGTAACACGCAGCGGACCTTGAAAGCGTAGCTTTCAGGGCTCGCTACGTGACTAGAAGGTTTCAGTGAACACATCCGCACACATGCAGCATGGACCTGTCACGCTTTCGTGCGGCCCCACGTGCTCGTTTAAGCCACCTTTCGTTCGAAGGCGATTGGGCTTTTCCGGCCCAGTGCTGAGTGTCGGCGTCGCGGATTGTGGAAGCCATTGTTGTATTCCAAGATCGCCGTCTCAGAAGTCCTGCGTGTTTCCCAAGGATGCCTCCAGATCAGTTCTGCTTTAATAGGTTTAAAGAACGTTTCAACGGCCGCGTTGTCATAGCAATTACCTTTGCCACTCGTCGATACCGTGGGCTCGCACTCATTCGTAGCGGCCGTCGAGCGTGACGACGGTGCCGTCGGCGTGCGTCAGGGTGCGGGCGTAAATCTCCATCGGGCCAAACAAGTCGTCGTCGACGAAACCCTCGATCCGCACAGCGTCGCCCACATCCGCCGGCACCCAGTTGCGTCCAACATAGACGCGGACCGTACCGGTATCATCCTGGAGGCGGAACTCGTCCTCGTCGGTGATCTGCGCCACTGTACCCTCGACGGTGACAATCGTGCCGCGCTCAAGCGCGTCGATGGGAGTGGGCATGCCTGTCGCGTGCGCCGTTGTTAATCCAAGGGTGAGAACGGCCGTAATGACGAAGAAGTTTATCATATGCTGGGTCCTGTTGCGCGAAGGATCAATCCAAAGGCCACGCCAGCCAAGACGAGTAGAAGCATCCCGCAGGTCACCGGAATCGCACGCGGCATGCGCACCTCGCCCCCAAAGCCAGGTCCGGAGTTGCTGCAGATCCGTCTCGGTGTGCTGGTTTGAGAATTGATCTTTCATGTATTTTCCTTTCGCATGGGTTGGCGTGTTCGCGCGGGTGGTTGGCGCGTCAGAAAATGAAGTCGTCGGTCGAGATCTGCGATATTTGGGTGTCCTCAAGCCGCAGCGTGTTGCCGCCACCGAAGTCGAGCAGCACATCATCGCCACCGTCGACCACACGGGCGTTGGCGAGCACGTCGCCAAGATCGGCATTTCGGGCCGCGCCCGTCAGGCGGATAACGTCTTCGGTGCTGAAGTCCTCGATCACGTCACGCCCGAAGTTGAACACGAAGGTATCTGCGCCTGCGCCGCCCTCGAGTGTGTCGTTACCGCGCCCGCCGTTGAGCAAGTCCCGCCCGGCTCCGCCGCTCAGATCGTCGCGCCCGTTGTTGCCGAAGAGTCGGTCATTGCCGCGTCCTCCATCGAGATCATCATTACCGTTGTCACCCGACAGCCGGTCGTTCCCATCCCCACCGTCGAGGTCGTCGTTGCCATTATTGCCGAAGAGGCGGTCATTACCGCCGCCACCGTCAATCTCGTCGTTCCCGCCAAAACCGCGGATGTCGTCATTGCCCGCGCCGCCATCGATCACGTCCCGACCGCTCGTCCCTGTCAGCCGGTCATTGCCATCCGTTCCGCTGCCCGGAGCCGTAGCAGCAGGCGCAGGCGGCTGTGCCGTCTGGCCGAAGCTGAACTGCCCTGCGGACAGGTCGTCGATGCTGACGTCCTCGATCAGCAGGCTGTTGCCGCCACCGAAGTCAAGCAGGGTGCTGTCACCACCGTCAACCGTGCGGGCGACGGAAAGGATGTCGGAGAAGCTGCGCACGCCCAGTCCGGCGTTCAGCTCGATGGTGTCATCGGAGCGAAAGTACTCGATCGAGTCGCGACCCGAGCCGAAGATAAAGGTGTCGCGCCCGGCACCGCCCACCATCTCGTCGTTCCCGGCCCCGCCATCGAGTATGTCGTTGCCGTTCCCCCCGTAAAGAGCGTCGTTGCCCGCGCCGCCGCGGAGGATGTCATCGCCGTTCCGGCCGTAAATGTCCTCTCCACGCGAGGTGCCTGTGATAACGTCGTTTCTGTTCGTGCCGTAGATATCCATCGAGGTTGTCCCCTGAGCGTTGCGCCGCGATTGCGGCTATTTCGATGAGGACGTATTAGGGGGCCTACCTGACGGGACTCTGACGGGATCGAAAAAATCAGGCGTTGCGATAGCTCAGGCGGAAGAGCGCCCCGCCGCCTTCAGCGTCTTCGGCCGCGACCTTACCGCCCTGGGCGCGTTGCAGCCGATCTACGATCGACAGACCCAGCCCGCTTCCGCCCGGAACGGCGCACGGCGCCCGCCAGAACGTTTCGTAGAGGCGTTCGCCCGCATACGGCGGAAGGCCGGGCCCTTCGTCGCGCACGGCGATCTCGGGTCCCGGTCCGACCATGACAATTACGGTGCCTTCGCCTCCGTGCAGGACCGCGTTCTCGATCAGGTTCGTCAGCGCCAGTTCGACCGCCTCGGCATCCGCCCGCGCCGGGACGGGCGCCTCGGGCATCTCGAGCGAGAGATCCGCCCCTTTCTCGTAGGCGAAGGGCGCGAGCGCTGCTGCCGCCGCCTCGGCAGGCTCACGCAGATCGAGAGTCGTGGCATCGTCAAGCTGCATACCGTCCGCCCGCGTGGCCGCCAGCACCTGCCGGACCATGCGCGACAGATGGGCGACGTCACCGCGCAGCCGGTCCGCCGTCTCGCCGGGCGGCAGGGCGTCGACACGCGCCGTCAGCACGGCGACGGGTGTGCGCAGCGCATGTGCGGCATCGGCGGCGCGGCGTGTCTCGGCGGCTAAAGCTTCGCCCAGCCGGTCAAGCGTGCGCTGCGTTGCCTCCACGAGGTCCGCGATCTCGGCAGGCCACTTGGCTTCGGGCGGGGCAACGCCGGCGCCCGGGCGCAAGTCCCGCGCCCAGGCGGAAGCGTCGACCAATGGCCGGAGGCTGCGACGAATAAGCAACCACCCCGCGCCGGTCAGTAGCAGCACGAGCGGCACGATGGGCAGAAGGACATGCTGGTAGAGTTCGTCCAGATACGCCCAACGGACCAGATGTGCCGGATCTTCGTCCATAACGAATACCATGCGCAGGCCATCCCTGCGCTCCTGAAATTCGTGGCCTGCCACCGTCAGCGTCCCTCTAGGCCGGTCGATCTGCGTGATCCATTCGTCGGCGAAGAGGCCCAAGGCTGCTGGCGGGATTAGCGCGGCGTTCATTGCGTCAAGCACCTCGCCGCTGCGGTCCACCAGCGCGAAGGCGTAGGCGTTCGGGTGCGCAGCATAGAGGCCCCGCACTGGCGCGTCTGCCGGCAGCATCGCTCCGTCGAGCGCGTCCTCCATGCGCTCGGCCTGGTTGTTGACGGCCTCCGCCGCGAGGGCCCGGCGGTCGGTGCCATAGTAGAGGCCGACCCCAACTGCGTTGAGTGCGAAGACGATCGCGGCAATCAGGACAAAGCGCGTCGCGAGGGTGCGCGCCAGAGGCCTTGCGCGGTCGGGGCGGTTCACGCGCCGTCCCCACGCGGCAGCATCCAACCGATGCCGCGAACTGTCACTATGTTCGCCCCGCTGCCGGCCATCGCCAGCGTCCGACGCAGGCGCGATATGGAGGCCTCGATGGCGTTGGGGCTCACCTCGTCGTCGAAGCCGTAGACCGCTTCCTCTAGGACGCGGCGCGCCGAGACTCGGCCTGCGGCGCGCATCAAATGCTCGAGAACCGCAACCTCGCGCCGCCCAAGCGGGACGCCTGTGCCGGCCACCGTAACGCTGAGCGCGGCGGTGTCGAGCGCAAGATCGCCATGGTTCAGCACCGTTCCCGACCTGTCGCCCGGACGGCGAAGCACCGCGCGACAGCGGGCCACCAATTCTGGCATCTCGACGGGCTTGACCACGTAGTCGTCGGCGCCCCCGTCGAGCCCGGACAGCCGGTCAGTGAGCTGCTCCCGCGCCGTCAGGACAATAACCGGCACCGTGCCGTCCCGCCGCAGCGTCGGCAGCAATGCCATCCCGTCGCCGTCGGGCAGGCCGAGGTCCAGCAGCGCGATATCATACTCAGCCAGCGACGACATCTCGCGCGCCTCGGCCGCGGTACCAGCATGATCCACCGCGAAACCCGCTCGCACCAGCGCGTCCCGAACGGCATCCGCGAGCTGCGGGTGATCTTCGACGAGCAAGACGCGCATTGCGACTCCTTCCAAGCGACGTGGGGCATGCCGGAAGATTGCCTGTTCCAGCGCCGCTCGTCCATAGCAGTCCCTGCCGAGCGTGGCGGACAACCGCCGCGCCCGCCGCTTGGGCGTGAGGGCGCCGCGCCGCAGGTGTGACGAACGGGTGCAGCTAAGCAAGAAAGATGCGTGAAACGCCTCAATCGTTGCAGTAACGCCCCTACTGGCTTCTAGTCCGCTCGGGCGGTCGGATCTAAACTGATATGAAGCACCATGCTACATCCGTAGCGCACTCCGATAAAGCTATCTTTCATGCTCTGTGCAACATCAGGTACTTTGGGCTCGTTGCCGCCATCGGAACTGGTGCAGCATGTGGGCTCAAAAAACCGATCCCCTGAGATCAGGACGGCCCATACCGGATCTCTAAAACTGGCAACTAATCCTGCGAAAGCAACTCGCGTATCCGACATTCACTGCAGGTGCACGATCTGGGACAGTTAGATTTCACCGTCTGCGAACCGTTCTAGCTGCCCAGAATTAGTCGTGGGCTCCGGCATCAGTCAGTAGCATCTTCAAGAGCGCCTGCTGAGTCAGATTAAAGTTACAGATAAATGCGCTATGGCGGTCTACCGAATTGCAGTTGCGCTTCGCGTCGGTCGCGCCGTGCACGATTGTTGAGCGGACATCATATGCTTCAAGAAAGGTCGCTTGAACCTTGGCGCGTTGGCTCCGCTAGCAGTGCTGCCGAAATCCAAATTGGGAATGCAGATGTCATCGCCGACAAAAATGCAGGATGATGTGCTTCAAGCTGATTCAAATTCCGATCCCAGTTCCAAGTGGACGAAGGAGACTGGCGTCGAAGTCAATTTCCGACCCTCGAAACAAAAACAATAAATCATCTAATTACAAGCTATTCACTAAATCGGCG
Encoded here:
- a CDS encoding calcium-binding protein; protein product: MPDTQDDQLLVDKFNRNRDLIKEKFEKRKAENERLKNDPLTDQKTLDKINATEQSVDDALDILQGEIDSIDKVKDLHYARQSLVDPTINDPSQIINNENYKPAPDFQNAFHKNNGADNNVKYTGPDGQEFIIGTDENGNKFIDTTPENVGTPNFFDKEDLLGHYDLDVEPFIRFGNTEEHAQSSTRAQRQQAFNDSVTPALVGKAGLTDEVEAVKDVVENVETGIENLSDRVQAAQDANEEELRQNVQELNDALDAVKTEAAALPDKARGLFSDADEAADAMLAVLKDPNATEAEKQFAREQLSELGQGIKGLAGDVGKIGENLIDAGKKAKAALDNIDQQGDLQDTKKLLDDVQSAINKAKAAAQGARDKINKVGADVTQIGTNLIERARQKADDLQKKFAEVTDRDSDGDTDAADILKAIGDFGRGILNASPLVLDLDGDGIELISLDDGGVLWDLTEDGFAEFSGWVSADDGLLALDVNGNGRIDDNSELFGSQTIDGFRALRGFDDNADGVIDSADAVFDQLLLWQDSDLSGTSEAAELTTLMDRGILSIDAIAQEVNQTNAGHRVSHISTYTRQGADGAVETRVIEDIWFNYNPVITRYSAEFELDESVLWLPDVRGYGQIADMAVALSLGLPHTQNLRTHLEDFAGLTYQEIFADPDALVERVREILFDWAGVADVGIVTRGPNIDGRAMVFLEKLNGQNFLQRGWNPDPGYYAAQELLTGFHSVVNSTLARIVLQTDGNRLFVDGPVYDTSLDSFSGGTQLDVDVLRDIRDIAQASGRASEIWTQVVRTIEFGTGLERLNTTSQNLLDSYIQQSDPTLDLSQIEALLPFQSNVGINLTGNNNTDDVLTGTVGDDRINGRGGNDTIEGGVGADIIFGGTGNDDLYGDAGPDLIYGDSGDDTYHYSLGNGVDTYDETGTGLDRILFGAGITLADLEISRVSNLDMRIAILNAQNAEILIENQFNYGSGQGHIELLEFADGSTYRLDDKSYHLVGTKFADTLYGVARGALNSDTISGGDGNDVIYAFGPNEREASDNYLFGDGGDDYLVGARGSDTIEGGTGEDVLLGSLGNDLLRGGPDADVIRGEDGDDTIFYALGDGDDTLFETGRGGCY
- a CDS encoding OB-fold nucleic acid binding domain-containing protein; its protein translation is MKDQFSNQHTETDLQQLRTWLWGRGAHAACDSGDLRDASTRLGWRGLWIDPSRNRTQHMINFFVITAVLTLGLTTAHATGMPTPIDALERGTIVTVEGTVAQITDEDEFRLQDDTGTVRVYVGRNWVPADVGDAVRIEGFVDDDLFGPMEIYARTLTHADGTVVTLDGRYE
- a CDS encoding calcium-binding protein; amino-acid sequence: MDIYGTNRNDVITGTSRGEDIYGRNGDDILRGGAGNDALYGGNGNDILDGGAGNDEMVGGAGRDTFIFGSGRDSIEYFRSDDTIELNAGLGVRSFSDILSVARTVDGGDSTLLDFGGGNSLLIEDVSIDDLSAGQFSFGQTAQPPAPAATAPGSGTDGNDRLTGTSGRDVIDGGAGNDDIRGFGGNDEIDGGGGNDRLFGNNGNDDLDGGDGNDRLSGDNGNDDLDGGRGNDRLFGNNGRDDLSGGAGRDLLNGGRGNDTLEGGAGADTFVFNFGRDVIEDFSTEDVIRLTGAARNADLGDVLANARVVDGGDDVLLDFGGGNTLRLEDTQISQISTDDFIF
- a CDS encoding sensor histidine kinase — encoded protein: MNRPDRARPLARTLATRFVLIAAIVFALNAVGVGLYYGTDRRALAAEAVNNQAERMEDALDGAMLPADAPVRGLYAAHPNAYAFALVDRSGEVLDAMNAALIPPAALGLFADEWITQIDRPRGTLTVAGHEFQERRDGLRMVFVMDEDPAHLVRWAYLDELYQHVLLPIVPLVLLLTGAGWLLIRRSLRPLVDASAWARDLRPGAGVAPPEAKWPAEIADLVEATQRTLDRLGEALAAETRRAADAAHALRTPVAVLTARVDALPPGETADRLRGDVAHLSRMVRQVLAATRADGMQLDDATTLDLREPAEAAAAALAPFAYEKGADLSLEMPEAPVPARADAEAVELALTNLIENAVLHGGEGTVIVMVGPGPEIAVRDEGPGLPPYAGERLYETFWRAPCAVPGGSGLGLSIVDRLQRAQGGKVAAEDAEGGGALFRLSYRNA
- a CDS encoding response regulator transcription factor; translated protein: MRVLLVEDHPQLADAVRDALVRAGFAVDHAGTAAEAREMSSLAEYDIALLDLGLPDGDGMALLPTLRRDGTVPVIVLTAREQLTDRLSGLDGGADDYVVKPVEMPELVARCRAVLRRPGDRSGTVLNHGDLALDTAALSVTVAGTGVPLGRREVAVLEHLMRAAGRVSARRVLEEAVYGFDDEVSPNAIEASISRLRRTLAMAGSGANIVTVRGIGWMLPRGDGA